Proteins co-encoded in one Sulfurimonas sp. HSL1-2 genomic window:
- a CDS encoding outer membrane lipoprotein-sorting protein, whose product MRRCDMQWHRTAALLTWAGISLFASESAEAIYAKSAKIFSFGNLRFDVAMTVENEGNRQERSFMVAERQTGDASSLLIRFRSPQNIKCTAILIEREEESSSNAIYFPALKRVRIIPEQEEESEAVGMGISYAELDAKKGTFEPLEETLFDGSACYKVTLKRNGNRSVYYIDPVTSVIRKVEIFKGAQLQRIVNIDEVDRFDEQLLITRWQVNDLIKSRTLTYRVDTQSVSRDIQQGLFYHNRLHRCAF is encoded by the coding sequence ATGCGACGGTGTGACATGCAGTGGCACCGTACAGCCGCCCTGCTGACCTGGGCCGGAATCAGCCTGTTCGCTTCGGAGAGCGCCGAAGCCATCTATGCGAAAAGCGCCAAAATCTTCTCGTTCGGCAACCTGCGTTTCGACGTTGCGATGACCGTCGAAAACGAGGGCAACCGTCAGGAACGCTCTTTCATGGTCGCCGAACGGCAGACGGGCGACGCATCGTCACTCCTGATCCGCTTCCGCTCCCCGCAAAACATCAAGTGCACGGCCATACTCATCGAACGGGAGGAGGAGAGCAGCAGCAACGCCATCTATTTCCCAGCCCTGAAGCGCGTGCGGATCATCCCCGAACAGGAGGAGGAGAGCGAAGCCGTCGGCATGGGGATCTCCTACGCCGAACTGGATGCGAAAAAAGGGACCTTCGAACCGCTGGAGGAAACGCTGTTTGACGGCAGCGCCTGTTACAAGGTGACGCTGAAGCGAAACGGGAACCGCTCGGTCTACTACATCGACCCCGTGACCTCCGTGATCAGAAAAGTCGAGATTTTCAAAGGCGCTCAGCTGCAGCGGATCGTCAATATCGACGAAGTAGACCGCTTTGATGAACAGCTGCTCATTACCCGCTGGCAGGTCAACGACCTCATCAAGTCGCGGACACTGACCTACAGGGTTGACACCCAAAGCGTCTCGCGCGATATCCAACAGGGGCTTTTTTATCACAACCGTCTTCACCGCTGCGCCTTCTGA